The Synergistaceae bacterium nucleotide sequence CCTATGGGACGAGTCGCCTGTGAAGTCCTTGTATCTACCGGCCTTGTCGTAGTAGCAGGCGAAATCAGCACAAAAACTTATGTCGATATTCCCAAAATTGCACGCGAAACTATTAATCAAATCGGTTATACTCGCGCAAAATACGGTTTTGACGGTGAAACCTGCGCAGTTCTCACAGCCATAGACGAACAGTCCGGGGACATTGCACAGGGAGTAAATAACGCTATTGAAGTCCGAGACGATAAAGATTTATCAGAAAACGACATAGCTAAAACCGGAGCAGGAGATCAAGGCATGATGTTCGGTTATGCCTGCAGCGAGACTAAAGAGTTTATGCCCATGCCGATCGCACTAGCTCATTCGCTTTCAAGACAGCTCGCAAAAGTCCGCAAAGACGGCACACTATCTTATTTGAGGCCGGACGGGAAGACTCAAGTTTCATTACGCTATGAAAACCGCAAAGCAGTTCACGCTGATACAATCGTAGTATCTGCACAGCATCACCCCGAGGCAACTTTAAAGCAAATCCGAGCCGACATTATCGAACATGTTATAACGCCCATAGTTCCCGCAAATTTAATTGACGCTAATACAAAAATTTTCGTGAATCCCACCGGGCGGTTCGTGAAGGGCGGACCGATGGCTGACTCCGGCTTGACTGGACGAAAAATTATTGTCGATACTTACGGCGGCTGGGTACCACACGGGGGCGGGGCTTTCTCCGGTAAAGATCCCACTAAAGTAGACAGGAGCGGCGCATATATGACTCGTTATGCCGCAAAAAATATTGTCGCTGCGGGAATTGCCGACGAGTGTCAAATTCAAGTCGCTTATGCAATCGGAGTCGCTGAACCTGTTTCACTCAATGTAAACACTTTCGGGACTGGTAAAATCAGCGATGAGAAAATTTCCGAACTCCTGAGAGAACATTTTGACTTCAGGCCGGCCGCTATAATTCGCGATTTGGATTTGAGAAAGCCTCAATATAAAGCACTCGCAGCTTATGGGCATATGGGACGTATTGATTTACCTGTTTTGCCGGGCTGGGAGAAGACTGACAGAGCCGACGAATTAAAACGAGCAGCAGGAATATAATATTAAATTCCCTCTCTTGAGCGCATGAATTTATCAGGAGAGGGGAGAATTTTTTTATTTATGCAAAATCTTGCGCTTTATGAATTTCTTGACTCGTGAAGGAATAAATTTTTTAGCACGATTTAAAATTTTTTTCGCGTAAAATCTCATATAACCGCCCTCATGATTGATTATTGCCCTGTGAAGTCCGACACTCTTTAAATCATCGCAAAATTTCTTGTAATCTTCAGGCTTGCTGCGAGTTTTATAATACATTCTA carries:
- the metK gene encoding methionine adenosyltransferase, with the translated sequence MSEKFIFSSESVTEGHPDKVADQISDGVLDAILKDDPMGRVACEVLVSTGLVVVAGEISTKTYVDIPKIARETINQIGYTRAKYGFDGETCAVLTAIDEQSGDIAQGVNNAIEVRDDKDLSENDIAKTGAGDQGMMFGYACSETKEFMPMPIALAHSLSRQLAKVRKDGTLSYLRPDGKTQVSLRYENRKAVHADTIVVSAQHHPEATLKQIRADIIEHVITPIVPANLIDANTKIFVNPTGRFVKGGPMADSGLTGRKIIVDTYGGWVPHGGGAFSGKDPTKVDRSGAYMTRYAAKNIVAAGIADECQIQVAYAIGVAEPVSLNVNTFGTGKISDEKISELLREHFDFRPAAIIRDLDLRKPQYKALAAYGHMGRIDLPVLPGWEKTDRADELKRAAGI